A single Bacillus sp. OxB-1 DNA region contains:
- a CDS encoding Ger(x)C family spore germination protein codes for MCLYKKICKRLILLFMTFWLSGCTPFTENNLIEEISPVTFLSISKGDEGKLKVSTIMPPLSKENKFVMSQEVSLLKEGVQKYNLNFYQEIKSGQMRMLVISDELGKDGIMSIINVLLTDPDISLRIYLVIVKGNFDEYLESQLDKDENFDYSFYRMLKHYEEKNEGELTVVNLHQFKNLLYTPYSDPFLPVFKIEEDGVNYEGTALFQDDKLVETISSLDDRIFQLINNNHYLEVLPIPEFEVVLGHVRSKIIVDIDSSYSTMTYTVKIDTRIEEYRGEKQLFDPKQLENMKKDIEIHLEKQTHELIKKMQELKVDPLQLGIQTKRPFSKPMEEKKWIEMFEKMDIKIKYKINIDPLTDANSKRQNL; via the coding sequence ATGTGTCTATATAAAAAGATATGTAAAAGATTGATACTCCTTTTTATGACATTTTGGTTATCTGGCTGTACCCCTTTTACCGAAAATAACCTTATTGAAGAGATTTCTCCCGTTACTTTTTTGTCAATTAGTAAGGGGGATGAAGGGAAATTAAAAGTCAGTACAATTATGCCTCCTCTAAGTAAAGAAAATAAGTTTGTTATGTCACAGGAAGTCAGCTTATTAAAGGAGGGAGTACAGAAGTACAACTTAAACTTCTACCAGGAAATTAAATCCGGACAAATGCGGATGCTGGTAATTAGTGATGAACTTGGAAAAGACGGGATTATGTCCATTATAAATGTATTATTGACTGATCCGGATATTTCTTTGAGAATCTATTTAGTTATCGTAAAAGGAAATTTTGATGAATACTTGGAAAGTCAATTGGACAAAGATGAAAACTTTGATTACTCGTTTTACCGAATGCTGAAGCATTATGAAGAAAAAAACGAAGGAGAATTAACTGTCGTTAATCTTCATCAATTTAAAAATTTGCTCTATACTCCTTATTCAGATCCTTTCTTGCCTGTATTCAAAATAGAAGAGGATGGGGTCAACTATGAAGGTACAGCCTTGTTTCAAGATGACAAGCTAGTTGAAACGATTTCATCTTTAGATGATCGTATCTTCCAGCTGATAAACAACAATCACTACTTAGAAGTTTTACCGATTCCAGAATTTGAAGTTGTACTGGGTCATGTTAGATCTAAAATAATAGTAGATATCGATAGCAGCTATTCTACAATGACCTATACCGTGAAAATAGACACTAGGATTGAGGAATACCGGGGAGAGAAGCAATTATTTGACCCAAAGCAGTTAGAAAATATGAAAAAAGATATCGAAATCCATCTTGAAAAACAAACACATGAACTAATTAAAAAGATGCAAGAATTGAAAGTGGATCCATTACAGCTTGGCATACAAACAAAAAGACCATTCTCAAAACCAATGGAAGAAAAAAAATGGATTGAAATGTTTGAGAAGATGGACATTAAAATAAAATACAAAATTAATATTGATCCTTTGACGGATGCAAATTCAAAAAGGCAAAACCTTTAA
- a CDS encoding methyl-accepting chemotaxis protein, translated as MKVLEENSNSIQTVTALITDISEQTNLLALNAAIEAARAGEHGKGFAVVAEEVRKLAEQSKQSASEIEHIVKLIQTDTEKASQSIQTGSHKADDGLNSVTDSLQLFEQIEGATAETGQSVRLVSAAIEDIQARTATVMTGSTQVRDLAEQAAASANESSQSVREQLATMEEITESVQSLALLAEDLQMEVSKFRI; from the coding sequence ATGAAAGTGCTAGAGGAGAACTCCAACAGCATTCAAACGGTGACGGCTTTGATCACGGACATTTCCGAACAAACCAATTTACTCGCCTTGAACGCCGCGATTGAAGCTGCACGGGCAGGTGAACATGGAAAAGGATTCGCCGTGGTGGCGGAGGAGGTCCGCAAATTGGCGGAGCAATCCAAGCAATCGGCTTCGGAGATCGAGCATATTGTGAAGTTGATTCAAACCGATACGGAGAAAGCATCCCAATCCATTCAAACAGGAAGCCATAAAGCAGATGATGGCCTGAATTCCGTTACGGACTCGTTGCAATTATTCGAGCAGATCGAGGGGGCTACTGCCGAAACAGGACAAAGCGTACGCCTTGTATCGGCGGCAATCGAAGATATCCAAGCGAGAACAGCGACAGTCATGACAGGCTCAACGCAAGTACGTGATTTGGCAGAGCAGGCAGCTGCCAGTGCTAATGAATCGAGCCAGTCCGTTCGCGAACAGCTGGCGACCATGGAGGAAATTACAGAAAGCGTTCAATCCTTGGCATTGTTAGCCGAAGATTTACAGATGGAAGTAAGCAAGTTCCGAATTTAA